In one Brienomyrus brachyistius isolate T26 chromosome 7, BBRACH_0.4, whole genome shotgun sequence genomic region, the following are encoded:
- the paip1 gene encoding polyadenylate-binding protein-interacting protein 1 isoform X2: MNEHFDRAPGAGRGTLKADGPLEGGDAARFTFSQREPLRQPRTSPSLLESSCPAGPGDSRPPHPDQIPASDGTLAIGSTLSAEAKEFYPLSYTLVQEPGQEDDSGSYYSGEWLAELVQEFVGQLEASPGTFDLDMENFTATLNECITTEETLQELATSIPNFAYTGARLCNYLSHHLAISPSSGNFRQLLLKRCHTEYKARDEAMKGNEEVQKAFHSYVLFLGELYLNLEIRGSQKRAMVLLPALKDLVHTLLNNPVDGNLVCIVKLLKLTGSVLEDDWKENGETTMDDLITKIRSIQLDVSCSRDVKEMLLSLLELRSSNWGRVYSGSAVVEATPDNDPNYFMNEPTFYTADGTPFTAADPEYSEHYQDILDREAYCPDVCEENGTEGYYEEEDEMDPEMVEAYEKFCLESEEAMRRRRQ, translated from the exons ATGAACGAGCACTTCGATCGGGCGCCCGGGGCCGGTCGCGGCACCCTGAAGGCCGACGGGCCTCTGGAGGGAGGTGACGCCGCGCGATTTACGTTCAGCCAGCGGGAACCGCTGCGACAGCCCAGGACATCGCCGTCGTTGCTGGAGAGCAGCTGCCCAGCCGGTCCTGGAG ATTCCAGGCCACCACACCCAGACCAGATTCCTGCCAGTGATGGTACACTGGCCATAGGCTCGACCCTGTCTGCTGAGGCAAAGGAGTTCTACCCACTCAGCTACACCTTAGTGCAG GAACCTGGACAGGAAGACGACTCTGGCAGTTACTATAGTGGGGAATGGCTCGCAGAGCTGGTACAGGAGTTTGTCGGGCAGCTGGAAGCCTCTCCGGGAACCTTCGACCTGGACATGGAGAACTTCACAGCCACACTGAATGAGTGCATCACGACGGAGGAGACCCTGCAGGAGCTG GCCACGTCTATCCCAAACTTTGCCTACACTGGGGCACGACTCTGCAACTACCTGTCTCATCATCTGGCCATCAGTCCTTCAAGTGGGAATTTCCGGCAGCTTCTCTTGAAAAG GTGCCACACGGAGTACAAGGCGCGAGATGAGGCCATGAAGGGAAACGAGGAGGTACAGAAGGCCTTCCACTCCTATGTGCTCTTCCTGGGTGAGCTCTACCTGAACTTGGAG ATCAGAGGATCACAGAAACGTGCCATGGTTCTACTGCCGGCACTGAAGGACCTTGtgcacacactgcttaacaatCCCGTGGATGGAAACCTCGTCTGCATTGTGAAGCTGCTCAAG CTCACTGGCTCTGTACTGGAGGATGACTGGAAGGAGAATGGGGAGACCACCATGGACGACCTCATCACGAAAATAAGAAGCATTCAGCTGGATGTCAGCTGCAGCAG AGATGTGAAGGAGATGCTGTTGAGTCTTTTGGAGCTGAGGTCCAGTAACTGGGGCCGGGTCTACTCCGGGAGTGCCGTCGTGGAGGCCACGCCTGATAACGACCCAAACTACTTCATG AACGAGCCCACGTTCTACACGGCAGACGGCACGCCCTTCACGGCCGCAGATCCGG AATATTCTGAGCACTACCAAGACATACTGGACAGGGAGGCCTACTGCCCAGACGTCTGTGAGGAGAATGGCACTGAGGG GTACtacgaggaagaggatgaaatGGACCCCGAGATGGTAGAAGCTTATGAGAAGTTCTGCTTGGAGTCTGAGGAGgcaatgaggaggaggaggcagtga
- the ccdc80l2 gene encoding coiled-coil domain-containing protein 80, whose protein sequence is MSPSPPILFLLLLWTHGPVLFAVRHGLPVQEYRLPSEVAEMQVRGQLDSPATSRSPELAFLADVVGQNRLWLIVAPTRSDSYLRMMEQQIQDMEAEGLNCRLAARDTVILTIIQNAMMEGTLRRHSSQGTATEDTLDPETVSRLLHHLQVPEQTFCMVILKKNLQESVRFPYPVRVQAVLEAIDQMPLRKLERLTGKAPPVKCKVSKKKGQRKKKAQGQGFSALRGRNPTMVVRQRKPLDRKSALRSKVQDILRGQSRFVIRKGSHRPRVLPGPTQQPVGETATRKDSAPWRSEANVNGNNQGGKGAERRDGVSSVESPGMERSSAKSTKKSKGKKERKKKKEKGRGRKLGQNAAEKERKALRAYLEKQRERMRLLVISAPSKEGPQYIQQRSEMEKHGCELGLRNVSVVTVLGDATLSLQHCNPGAESCQQQASEESTNQELISQLRREYALQPGTFHVVLTDYDLKPQKRFDSPVTGTVIMDHLDALPSRQAELGRDGMPYWSCPSSQDQDKSEKSLLRFVSKRRLLIISAPTEDDYSFQQQLQALDGQTCPLGIRHFALLKLVGEGPSASGFVELFPLNGKSQSEVERLSADSVNGLREQLKISRDYFSMVVVGKGGDVRAWFPTPMWSMASIYDVVDSTELRQQEQKLQVTLGIECPEDNGGRIEDIGEESYLYSRSED, encoded by the exons ATGAGCCCATCACCGCCGATACTCTTCCTGCTCCTCCTCTGGACACACGGCCCAGTTCTGTTTGCAGTCCGACATGGGCTGCCCGTCCAGGAATATCGACTTCCTAGTGAAGTGGCGGAGATGCAGGTCCGTGGACAGCTGGACAGCCCGGCAACCAGCCGGTCTCCCGAGCTGGCCTTCCTAGCGGACGTGGTGGGTCAGAACCGCCTGTGGCTGATTGTAGCCCCTACGCGCTCAGACTCCTATTTGCGCATGATGGAGCAGCAGATCCAGGACATGGAGGCGGAGGGCCTGAACTGCCGTCTGGCGGCCAGGGACACAGTCATCCTCACCATCATCCAGAACGCTATGATGGAGGGAACGCTGCGCCGCCACAGCTCCCAGGGAACCGCAACCGAGGATACTCTGGATCCAGAGACAGTCAGCAGGCTTCTCCACCACCTGCAGGTCCCAGAGCAGACCTTCTGCATGGTCATCTTGAAGAAGAACCTGCAGGAGAGCGTCCGGTTCCCATACCCAGTGAGGGTGCAGGCCGTGCTGGAGGCCATCGACCAAATGCCCCTGCGCAAGCTGGAGCGCCTCACTGGCAAGGCCCCTCCAGTGAAGTGCAAGGTGTCCAAGAAAAAGGGGCAACGAAAGAAGAAGGCGCAGGGTCAGGGCTTCAGCGCGCTCCGGGGGAGAAATCCCACCATGGTGGTTAGACAGCGCAAACCCCTGGACAGGAAGTCTGCCCTGAGGAGCAAGGTACAGGACATCCTGAGAGGCCAGTCCCGGTTTGTGATCCGCAAGGGCTCCCACCGGCCCAGAGTCCTGCCTGGCCCCACCCAGCAGCCAGTCGGCGAGACAGCCACCCGTAAGGACAGCGCCCCCTGGCGCTCGGAGGCCAACGTGAACGGCAACAACCAGGGAGGTAAAGGGGCCGAGAGGAGAGACGGGGTGAGCTCTGTAGAGAGTCCCGGGATGGAAAGAAGTTCTGCAAAGTCCACGAAGAAAAGCAAAGGAAAGAaggagaggaagaagaagaaagaaaaaggaagggggagaaaacTGGGGCAGAATGCagcagagaaagaaagaaaagcgcTGAGGGCATATTTGGAGAAACAGCGAGAGAGAATGCGGCTTCTG GTGATCAGTGCCCCCAGTAAAGAGGGTCCGCAGTACATCCAGCAGAGGTCAGAGATGGAGAAGCATGGCTGTGAGCTGGGTCTGAGGAATGTATCCGTGGTAACGGTCCTGGGTGACGCCACTCTGTCACTGCAGCACTGCAATCCCG GGGCGGAGTCCTGTCAACAGCAGGCCTCTGAGGAATCCACCAATCAGGAGCTTATCTCGCAGCTGCGCAGGGAGTACGCCTTGCAGCCGGGGACCTTCCACGTGGTGCTAACTGACTATGATCTCAAGCCACAG AAGCGTTTTGACAGCCCGGTGACTGGGACCGTGATAATGGACCACCTGGATGCCCTCCCGTCAAGACAGGCTGAGCTGGGCAGGGACGGGATGCCCTACTGGTCCTGCCCCAGCTCCCAGGACCAGGACAAAAGTGAAAAGTCTTTGCTGAG GTTTGTGTCTAAGAGGAGGCTTCTGATCATCTCTGCCCCCACAGAGGATGACTACTCATtccagcagcagctgcaggCCCTGGACGGACAGACCTGCCCTCTGG GAATACGGCATTTTGCGTTGCTGAAGCTGGTTGGTGAGGGACCCTCAGCTTCCGGCTTTGTGGAGCTCTTTCCACTAAACG GGAAAAGCCAGTCGGAGGTGGAGCGGCTCTCTGCGGATTCGGTCAACGGGCTTCGCGAGCAGCTGAAAATCAGCCGGGACTACTTcagcatggtggtggtgggcAAAGGCGGTGACGTCAGGGCCTGGTTTCCCACCCCCATGTGGTCGATGGCCAGCATCTATGACGTCGTGGACTCCACAGAGTTGCGACAGCAGGAACAGAAACTACAAGTCACCCTGGGAATCGAGTGCCCAGAAGATAATGGTGGCAGGATCGAGGACATTGGTGAAGAGAGCTACCTCTACAGCAGGTCAGAAGACTGA
- the paip1 gene encoding polyadenylate-binding protein-interacting protein 1 isoform X1, giving the protein MNEHFDRAPGAGRGTLKADGPLEGGDAARFTFSQREPLRQPRTSPSLLESSCPAGPGDSRPPHPDQIPASDGTLAIGSTLSAEAKEFYPLSYTLVQEPGQEDDSGSYYSGEWLAELVQEFVGQLEASPGTFDLDMENFTATLNECITTEETLQELVRLIYLQATSIPNFAYTGARLCNYLSHHLAISPSSGNFRQLLLKRCHTEYKARDEAMKGNEEVQKAFHSYVLFLGELYLNLEIRGSQKRAMVLLPALKDLVHTLLNNPVDGNLVCIVKLLKLTGSVLEDDWKENGETTMDDLITKIRSIQLDVSCSRDVKEMLLSLLELRSSNWGRVYSGSAVVEATPDNDPNYFMNEPTFYTADGTPFTAADPEYSEHYQDILDREAYCPDVCEENGTEGYYEEEDEMDPEMVEAYEKFCLESEEAMRRRRQ; this is encoded by the exons ATGAACGAGCACTTCGATCGGGCGCCCGGGGCCGGTCGCGGCACCCTGAAGGCCGACGGGCCTCTGGAGGGAGGTGACGCCGCGCGATTTACGTTCAGCCAGCGGGAACCGCTGCGACAGCCCAGGACATCGCCGTCGTTGCTGGAGAGCAGCTGCCCAGCCGGTCCTGGAG ATTCCAGGCCACCACACCCAGACCAGATTCCTGCCAGTGATGGTACACTGGCCATAGGCTCGACCCTGTCTGCTGAGGCAAAGGAGTTCTACCCACTCAGCTACACCTTAGTGCAG GAACCTGGACAGGAAGACGACTCTGGCAGTTACTATAGTGGGGAATGGCTCGCAGAGCTGGTACAGGAGTTTGTCGGGCAGCTGGAAGCCTCTCCGGGAACCTTCGACCTGGACATGGAGAACTTCACAGCCACACTGAATGAGTGCATCACGACGGAGGAGACCCTGCAGGAGCTGGTGAGGCTCATATACTTGCAG GCCACGTCTATCCCAAACTTTGCCTACACTGGGGCACGACTCTGCAACTACCTGTCTCATCATCTGGCCATCAGTCCTTCAAGTGGGAATTTCCGGCAGCTTCTCTTGAAAAG GTGCCACACGGAGTACAAGGCGCGAGATGAGGCCATGAAGGGAAACGAGGAGGTACAGAAGGCCTTCCACTCCTATGTGCTCTTCCTGGGTGAGCTCTACCTGAACTTGGAG ATCAGAGGATCACAGAAACGTGCCATGGTTCTACTGCCGGCACTGAAGGACCTTGtgcacacactgcttaacaatCCCGTGGATGGAAACCTCGTCTGCATTGTGAAGCTGCTCAAG CTCACTGGCTCTGTACTGGAGGATGACTGGAAGGAGAATGGGGAGACCACCATGGACGACCTCATCACGAAAATAAGAAGCATTCAGCTGGATGTCAGCTGCAGCAG AGATGTGAAGGAGATGCTGTTGAGTCTTTTGGAGCTGAGGTCCAGTAACTGGGGCCGGGTCTACTCCGGGAGTGCCGTCGTGGAGGCCACGCCTGATAACGACCCAAACTACTTCATG AACGAGCCCACGTTCTACACGGCAGACGGCACGCCCTTCACGGCCGCAGATCCGG AATATTCTGAGCACTACCAAGACATACTGGACAGGGAGGCCTACTGCCCAGACGTCTGTGAGGAGAATGGCACTGAGGG GTACtacgaggaagaggatgaaatGGACCCCGAGATGGTAGAAGCTTATGAGAAGTTCTGCTTGGAGTCTGAGGAGgcaatgaggaggaggaggcagtga